In the Papaver somniferum cultivar HN1 unplaced genomic scaffold, ASM357369v1 unplaced-scaffold_1744, whole genome shotgun sequence genome, TGATGTAGGAAACTATGATAAATTTATTCACATATGGCATTAGAGAAAAAGAACAAGTTTAGCAGCTATGAGACGAAAGCGCATGAGTTCATCGACTCCAGGAGTTGGAGTAAGAAATTTTGTTTCCCATGCACCAAGGATGTGGCGTATATGTCATTTGCAGTTACAAAGAGAAATCAAGTTCTATTGTCGGATGGTGAAAATGTCTTTTGTTATGACTGCTCGGAAATTACAATAAAGAAACTATGGGATGAAAGTCCGAAGAGGAGTATGCAACCAATTCCTCACATGAATAGCCTTGTTTCAATCGAAGCATATCGAGAAAAATTCAAGAGAAGAAGATAATTTTAACATATGCATACTCCCTTCATCCcttcttttttaatcttttgACATGAATATTATTTTGGTGATTATTGTTAAAGAGGTATATGGAATATCTTCGTACTACAACTATATAGTCTAGGTTTCGCAATTTACTATCTCATTGTATTTATCTCTTCTTTTTTGCTTAGTCTTGCGTATATATAGCTATATTCCTTTTTCTTCTGTATATATCTTTATCTCTTGTAATCTTCTAGGTAAATCCTATGTAATCAGATGCATATAAATATCAATGAATAAGAAACCCATAATCACAGTTATGAAGCACAAGAACACTGTCTCTTAGCTTCTTAGTTTCTTCATGGTATCTTCGTGCTAGGTTAAGATAACAGTCTCTTTCTCTATTCCCCTGCACATCAGCAGCACTTCTTCCTCACCCAAAAACACAGACAACAATAACAATGGGAGATGTGAGCGATCAAAACACGGATAACAGCAACAATGTCACAAGCCTTGTTGATGCTAATCCTCATCTTCATCCCCCAAGTCCATACTATGTTCACCCGGCAGACAACCCTACAACCATTCTATTTCAACCAGTTCTCACCAGTGAAAACTATGCCACTTGGGTCAGAGGATTTCGTAAGGCCTTGAGTGCAAAGGCCAAATTAGGTTACATTGATGGTACAATTGAAAAGCCGGAAGTGCCAGCAAATATTCCATATTAGCAGCGCTGTGACGATCTAGTTGGCAGTTGGGTTTGCAATTCCTGTGAACCTGAGATTGGTCGTAGTATCATGTCATTCGATACTGCACATGAGATGTGGATGGATTTGAAGAGTAAATTTGCTCAGTCGAATACAACAAAACTGTATACCATCAAGCAGTTGATTTCCAACCTGAAACAAGAGCATCAAATATTTGCTCAATACTACACTCAACTCAAGACTCGTTGGAATCAACTGGACTCATTTCGACCTCCCACACCATGTATTTGTCATGCTGGTAAGTCCTTCATTGAACAACATAATCAAGACTGTGCTATAGAATTTTTGCAGGGTCTTCAAGATCGCTTCTCTGCCTTGCGAAGTCAGCTTCTTGTCACTGAGCCGTTACCCTTTGCTACCAAACTATATAACCTTGTTCGTCAGGAAGAGCAGCAACAAGAAATTAATTCTTCTGTTGTGCCTCTCGTTGAGTCTGCAACACTGAATGTTACTCGATCTGACAACAGAACTCATCGGTCATTTCCAAACTTCAAGACTGTTAACAACAATCACAATGGAAACAAGCGTCCAAGGTCATATTGTGATCATTGCAATAAGCATGGGCATACTCGTCTCGTATGTTGGAAGCTTCATGGCTATCCAAACGATGCATCTACATCCAAAGTTGTTGATCCTCATGCTCTTGCGTCTGTTGCTGCTCCCATGCCGGTACCTGTTGCCCCTACAATCACAGCTGAACAATATGCTCAGCTTCACAATCTCCTGAACGCGACCAGTGGTGGCACTGTTGTTCCTCCATCGGCCAATTTTGCTGGTATGTCCTCATCTTCTCGATTGATTTCTTCCCCACATGTTTTCTCTTGTTCTACGCATATCTGGATTATCGATAGTGGTGCTACTCACCACATTTGTTCCTCTATATCATCTTTCACCACTtatccagtggtcgataaaccaaTTGAGGTACAATTACCCAATGGATCCTTTACATCTGTGAGTCATGTTGGTAATGTTGATTTATCACCTACAATCAAATTacttgatgttcttcatgttcccaGTTTTAAATTTAATCTTATCTCGGTTAGTCAGTTAATCAGCACAACCAAGTGTTGTATCAAATTTTTACATGAGTCTTGTATAATCCAGGACCTTCAAACGAGCGGGGAGATTGGATGGAGTAGGCGAATTGCAGGCCTCTATCATTTTAGCTTTCCCTTCTGTTTTTTATTTCACTGCAAATAACAAGCCAATGGATATATGTCATTGCCGTTTAGGCCATCCCAATGAGGATTGTTTTTGTTTCTTATCTCGCACTTTTGATTGTATTGTTTCCAAGAATACTCACTCTTCTATTGTCTTCCCTTTGGCTAAACAGACAAGATTATCATTTAATAAAAGTACGTCTTCATCTTCTTATGCTTTCCAGCTTTAGTTGATGATTACATACGGTGCACTTGGGTTTATCTCATGGTCGTCAAATTAGAAACACTAACGGTTCTATAGAATTTCTTTAACTTAGTGATCCGGAAGTATGGGAAAAAGATTTCTACCATATCTTCTGGAACCAACATTAAGATCATTCCCCGATATCCGAAAGTATATAATTATATTCCTTTTTTCTTCAATTATGCTTTTTTTTAAAGTATATTAGGATTCTACTAAACTTCGAACTAAATCGATCACTACTGTCATATCATTGATTTTTCACGATAACTATATCGAAATATTTTTTCACCATTAGTGTAATGaaatattttaagtattgtgaaatTCTTTACAGTGGGAAAGATGCATAAACTCAAGTTTGTAAAGGTTTGAACAGGACTCTGGTAATACTTTGATTCAAATACCTACAAGGTCAAGGAACCTTAACTGAGTTAATGCTACAAAATCTTCTGGTAATGCTTCCTCAAACGAGCAGTTTTTGACATAAAAATCGTCAAATTTGCAAGACCTGCAGCATACTTCTGTCAGGGCTTTGAATTTTTTCAGCCATTGACATCTAATGTCTGCAAATTTCAaaggtttatgatgaaaccaggTAGTTCTTCATTAGGTGTGAAAGACATATCAAGAAATTTTAGATATTTCATACCAGTGACAGAGTTATAATGGTGGTTAAGCTCTTGCAGCTGAGATCCAATCTTTGTAAATTACATAGACTAGTGACAAAGTTAGGTAGTTCCGAAGAAGATAAGATATCAAGGAAACTGAAAACGTTGaagtaaacaaaaaataaaatgccATAATATGTTGTGAAAGGCGCCCTAGGCGCTCTAAGCAAACGATTCGTGAAAGGCGCCCTAGCACTTAACACTGTTGGGGAGAAATATCGTACAGAGTTAATCCACAGCCTCGCCTTCACTAAGACAATCATTAGCACGAAGAGGAAGGAAACCTGGCAAGGACTAATCACGCGACAATGAAAAGATACACGAAGAGGATCCACGTGAATAGTACGAGGAGAAACCTATCGAGATATGTGGGAAGAAGAAACGCGAGAAGACAACGACATCTTCCCAGAGCCAGGCGAATGAGACAAACTAATATAAGGCCAGCACAGATATCTTGCATGTGATCATCAGTTGTCTTCTATTGATATATATTCCTATATAAGaattcaaataatgaagagagaggAAGGCTTCTAGAGAAGAATTCAGTCAACGAAGAGAATCAAGAAAACCTACAGAGAAAAGAGAGAAAGCCATTAAAGCTCACTTCAATCTTTAGGTCTTCCATTGTTAGATGTTCAATATCTTTGTAATCTTTATAAAGTTCCATAGAATCAATAAAAGTGCTTGAAGAAGATCATACTAGTGTCGAGTGGTGTATGATCTCATTAATTTCAAAGTTGATTCTAATGACTTAGGCTTTTTGTTATTATCATCTCATCGGGTGTAGCTATCGGATTTTctgtagttacattttggcgctagaaacaggtagGATTTATCCTCACATGCTAGTATCCAGTTAAGAGATCATTGTTTGCCTAAGTTTATTGTTATCTTCACCTCAAGAAAAAATTGTCACATTTCAAAGAAATCACCTCTTCAAAGAAAATCATCAGCCCCATGAAGTCCCAATAGAAACACCATTGTCTAGCTTGAAAAAATTCTAGCTAAAAAATCACAAAACTTTGATAAGAAAGCTCTCGCAAATTCTTCCCTTAAAGCCTCGACCAAATTTCCTCCGATAACCGGAAACTTTGTCCACTGGCACAACTGATCCACAAAATGGCGCGAGGAACTGCATGAAGAGCAGGGCACGTCATCGCTATACGAAGAAGCAATCGAGTGGCAAACAAGAGAAGAACCAAAGACGAAGCTGAAACTTCAGCTTCCGGAGAAAGACGAGGGTTGGAGCGACAGAATCACAATCACAGCTTATATTCCATCATAGAAATGGGATCGGAGAATGACGATACTGTCTCtcgaaacccaacacaaccaaaCGACAATGAAGGAAGAATTGTCTACGAAGAGGGCAGTAGGCACACAACAGATCTTGAtactatggaagatgaagaacaggCAACGCAAGGAAGAAGTGAGAATTCTGATGAAGAGGACAATCTAACTATCCAGCAACTGAGAGAACGCATTGCACGAGACCGACAAATCGAAAGAGAAATAAGACGAGAACTCGAGCGAAGCAGAGCAAGGGATGCGTAGTTGTTAGAAGAGAGAGCAAACTTGGCAAGACAAAACGCCTTGTTATCAGAAGAAAACAACCGACTGAATGAAGATATGCAGACACGAATCCACACTGGAGAAACAGAAGCTCAAGCGAGTAGAATTTCGTCGAGAAGGAGGAGACGCCGAAGCGAGGAAAGAGAAGTACAAAACAACCGTGCTGAGTACGAAAGAGAATTACGCGAAatagagaagaaagagaaaatgcACGTGAATTGGAGAGAAGGTTGAAGAGACAAAGAGAAAGAAGGAGGAATCGGGGAAGAGGAGAAAACCCAGAGCATGAAGAACAGAGATATGATGGCAGCAGGGGAAGTAGCTCAGAACGCGAAAGGCAAAGAATTAGGAGAGAAACTAGTGTAGAGCGGGATACCAGTAGATCCTTAGAAAGAAGTATGATCGAACAAAGAGCACTAGAGGCGGTTATGCAAAGGGATATAGAGCAGACAAACACAAATCAAGCCATATTACAGCAATTGGAAAAGCTAAAGACATTGATAGAAAACAATGGTGGGCGAGGAGGAAAAATGAAGTTAGCCGAAGCCATAGAAGAAGCAGAAAGGTCTCCGTTCTCGCGCGAAATACACCCGTTCCTGTAAAGTATGTGGTACCAACATTTCCCAGCATCTTTGACAGAACTGGGAATGTTGTACAACATATGAATTCCTGCAACCTCACATTAATGCCATGGGCTCAGCATCAAGCGGTGTTATGCAAATATTTTCCAGCGAGTCTGACTCGCGAAGCGTCATTATGGTTCAAAAATTTAAGCTAATGCTCGGTAACTTCATTCGCACAACTGCAAAGGATGTTCTTAGGGAACTACAAACTAACAACCGGGCCAAGGCAGGAATTGAACACGCTTTTAGCCTGAAGAAGGCACATAAAGAGAGTCTACGAAGTCTGACCACGCGATGGAAAACCATGTGTAGCGAGTCAGCAGGTGAAGTATCAGAGCGACATTTGATCCTCAGCTTTCGTCAATGCTTTGTATCCTACAAACCTCCTATATGTAGAGATATTCTGGTTGAGAAACAAGATCGATATGCAAGAACTGAGAGAGTATCAAGAAGAATTCATAGCACTAGAGGAGAAACAGAGAGATGAATGACAATATGATGGTCATCACTGTTGCTAAGGGAGGAGTGCGACACTCCTACAGTGAATAGTGAATAGCGAATAATGGCCATGGATCATTAACAAGATTCTTGTGGATACGGGGAGTTTGGTTGATATATTGTTCTATCACGAATTCAGGACTATGGGATACAACGACTCTGACTTAATCCCCTCCACATGTCGTATCAAGGCCAAAGGGCGAGATTACCTTAGTCGTTCCCATGGGAACCCTAGAAACAGTGGGAACCTTCTGTATCGTGGATGTAAATTCGCCATATAACCCTATCATCGGGAGACCCTGGATACACGAGGTTATGGGGTAACGTCAACCTTCCATAGAGGGATTCGATTCCCAATGTCATCATGGATCGTAGAAATTGTGGGAGATTGCGTCAATGCGAAAAAGATGTAATGAAGCAGATATAAAACAATATGAAGGGACGGCGAAGTTAAAGAAAAGGCAGAGACGTAATGGAAAAGATGATAGACGAGCGGAGAGGCTAATGATCAATGTGATAAGAGTGGAAGGAGAAATTCAAGTGACGAAGAAAGAATGTCAGGGCAAAACCCTGAGGCAAAGGGTAGAAGCTCAATCCAAATCTGAAAAAACAAGTGTGAGGGAAAGGTTGATAAAGATAAAAAGCATATTGAAAAACAGGAGGTCTCGCAAAGTTGATCATTCAAAAAATCCACTCTCTGGGAAAGCGATAGAAGTTGGCAAGGCAACAGATCATGAGTACCATGAGGAGGCAGATTACTCATTACAAGGAATACTTATAAGTCCTCATGCAGAGGTCGAATTACTCAAGACTGGAAATGATACCCTATTCAACTTGAAAAGGGAGCAAGGTGAAAGTCCTAAAGAACTGGTATCAAGATGGAAGACACAGTGTAACAAAATCATGAGTCACACTGAGGACAGACACCAAACCAACATcggaaacaaagaagaaatcaaGGAGCCACAGCGAGAGACTGAGACTGATATCGGATACCAGAAAAGCAACATTTGAAGACAAGAATGGTGAACCATATCCCACATAAGCCATCATCTAAAAATGGCGAAATGCTGTAACAAAGATAGTAGAACGTGCACTGACTCAAAGAAATCTTAAATGTGAAGCAAAGTTCTTTCTACGAGCAAGCAAATAAAGGTGAAACAACGTCCATGCGACAAAGCTACAAATTTTCTCGTAGGACCTCAATAGGGGCAGCAAGATACTATTATAAACCCTCTACCTAGGGAGGCTAGGACTACGATTGCGGCGTATCAACTTAGTTTGCATAAAACTATGC is a window encoding:
- the LOC113337707 gene encoding zinc finger CCCH domain-containing protein 13-like codes for the protein MGSENDDTVSRNPTQPNDNEGRIVYEEGSRHTTDLDTMEDEEQATQGRSENSDEEDNLTIQQLRERIARDRQIEREIRRELERSRARDAEERENARELERRLKRQRERRRNRGRGENPEHEEQRYDGSRGSSSERERQRIRRETSVERDTSRSLERSMIEQRALEAVMQRDIEQTNTNQAILQQLEKLKTLIENNGGRGGKMKLAEAIEEAERSPFSREIHPFL